From Pleuronectes platessa chromosome 17, fPlePla1.1, whole genome shotgun sequence, one genomic window encodes:
- the opn8b gene encoding opsin 8, group member b — protein MDIYASTLSPAVDICVGCYLLVLAVLSIFGNVLVLIMAYKRSSRMKPPELLTVNLAVTDLGAAVTMYPLSVASAWSHHWIGGDASCDYYALAGFFFGVASIMNLTVLAIVRCVVSLNLHSHKERISWLKVKMLCMWCWLWALIWALFPLLGWGRYGPEPFGLSCSLAWGEMKQYGFSFVLSMFTANLLMPSVIIVFCYFGIAIKLYCIYRKSNNTNQVKNLIKLHRRLLMIAVLISVGFIACWTPYALVSMWSIIYDSSSIPPEVSLLPCMFAKSSTVYNPLIYYMFSKTFQREVKKLLWLCLHCNSYPSADTINETGIYLVSTNLKPKIGARSELREQSLTLG, from the exons ATGGATATTTACGCCTCCACTTTATCACCAGCGGTGGACATCTGTGTCGGCTGTTACCTGCTTGTTTTGG ctgtgttgtccatctttggGAATGTTCTTGTCCTCATCATGGCGTACAAAAGGTCATCGCGGATGAAGCCGCCGGAGCTGCTGACCGTGAATCTGGCGGTGACCGACCTGGGAGCGGCCGTCACCATGTATCCCCTGTCCGTGGCCTCCGCCTGGAGCCACCACTGGATCGGGGGAGATGCCAGCTGTGATTATTACGCCCTGGCAGGATTCTTCTTTGGCGTCGCCAGCATCATGAACCTGACCGTCTTGGCCATCGTGCGCTGTGTTGTCTCCCTCAATCTGCACTCTCACA AGGAGAGAATCAGCTGGCTGAAGGTGAAGATGCTGTGCATGTGGTGTTGGCTGTGGGCACTGATCTGGGCTCTGTTCCCTCTACTGGGCTGGGGTCGATACGGCCCGGAGCCCTTCGGATTGTCCTGCTCCCTTGCCTGGGGAGAGATGAAACAGTACGGCTTCTCTTTCGTCCTCTCCATGTTCACCGCCAACCTCCTCATGCCTTCCGTCATCATCGTTTTCTGCTACTTTGGCATCGCCATCAAGCTCTACTGCATCTACAGAAAGTCCAACAACACCAACCAGGTCAAAAATTTGATCAAGCTGCATCGGAGGCTGTTGATG ATCGCTGTCCTGATCAGCGTGGGCTTCATAGCCTGCTGGACGCCCTACGCCCTGGTGAGCATGTGGTCCATTATCtacgacagcagcagcatcccacCTGAGGTCAGCCTTCTGCCCTGCATGTTTGCGAAGAGCTCCACCGTGTACAATCCCCTGATTTACTACATGTTCAGCAAGACCTTCCAAAGAGAGGTAAAGAAGCTGCTATGGCTGTGCCTCCACTGTAACTCGTACCCCAGTGCCGACACCATCAATGAAACGGGGATTTACTTGGTCAGTACCAACCTCAAGCCCAAAATCGGCGCGCGGTCTGAGCTGAGAGAGCAAAGTTTGACTCTGGGTTGA